From one Simplicispira suum genomic stretch:
- a CDS encoding fumarylacetoacetate hydrolase family protein, producing the protein MSYVFPPPPVTSVPVLGTEARFPVHRIYCVGRNYEEHAKEMGFTGREPPFFFMKPADALVLAAGEEPALLPYPSLTHDLHHEIELVVAIGKGGRNIAAADAPSHIFGYAVGLDMTRRDLQGEMKKQGRPWCIGKGFDASAPITPITPAAQAGDVQQAGIWLQVNGQERQRSRVAQLIWNISEVIEHLSKAWQLAPGDLIYTGTPAGVGAVQPGDLLEGGVDGLAPLSLRVA; encoded by the coding sequence ATGAGCTATGTCTTTCCACCGCCGCCCGTCACCAGCGTTCCTGTACTGGGCACCGAGGCGCGTTTTCCCGTGCACCGCATTTACTGCGTGGGACGCAACTACGAGGAGCACGCCAAGGAGATGGGGTTTACCGGACGCGAGCCGCCGTTCTTCTTCATGAAGCCGGCGGACGCCTTGGTGCTGGCCGCGGGCGAGGAGCCGGCGCTGCTGCCCTACCCCAGCCTGACGCACGATCTTCACCACGAGATTGAACTGGTGGTCGCCATCGGCAAGGGCGGGCGCAACATCGCTGCGGCCGACGCGCCCAGCCACATCTTTGGCTATGCCGTGGGCCTGGACATGACGCGGCGCGACCTGCAAGGCGAGATGAAAAAACAGGGCCGCCCCTGGTGCATCGGCAAAGGTTTTGACGCCAGCGCGCCCATCACCCCCATCACCCCGGCGGCGCAAGCGGGCGACGTACAGCAGGCGGGCATCTGGCTGCAGGTGAATGGCCAGGAACGCCAGCGCAGCCGGGTGGCCCAGCTGATCTGGAACATCAGCGAGGTCATCGAGCACCTCTCCAAGGCCTGGCAGCTCGCGCCGGGCGACCTCATCTACACCGGTACCCCGGCCGGCGTCGGAGCCGTACAGCCCGGCGACCTGCTGGAAGGCGGCGTCGACGGACTGGCGCCCCTGAGTCTGCGGGTGGCGTGA
- a CDS encoding PHA/PHB synthase family protein, with the protein MSSDSLWAQSAQQYQEVFGENWKRALEVFQQIEMPVAPTAGATASIRLAPDKLQALQKQYVDEAAKLWAEGLSAPQPTGDKRFASEAWGDNPVAAFSAAAYLLNARTLMGLADAVEGDGKTRAQVRFGVEQWIAAMSPSNFLAFNPEAQRKAIETKGESIAQGMANLVSDMRQGHVSMTDESLFEVGRNVATTEGAVVYENDLFQLIEYKPLTDKVYELPFVLVPPSINKFYILDLQPENSLIRYCVAQGHHTFVVSWRNPDQSLAHKTWDDYIEHGVMEAIEVTRQITDASQVNALGFCVGGTMLSNALGVHAARGEQPVASATFLTTLIDFTDTGILDVFITEGFVRMREFEMGEGGLMKGQDLASTFSFLRPNDLVWNYVVGNYLKGETPPPFDLLYWNSDSTNLSGPFYAWYLRNTYLENNLIKPGKTTVCGEKLDLRKVKLPVYIYGSREDHIVPINAAYANTQVLPGKKRFVMGASGHIAGVINPPSANKRKHWTRDDGKFPATLEGWLEGASEHKGSWWTDWSDWLSGHAGKQVAAPKRYGKGAKFKAIEPAPGRYVKQKA; encoded by the coding sequence ATGAGTTCCGATTCGCTCTGGGCCCAAAGTGCCCAGCAATACCAGGAAGTTTTCGGTGAGAACTGGAAGCGCGCGCTGGAGGTTTTTCAGCAAATCGAGATGCCGGTTGCCCCGACCGCCGGTGCGACTGCATCGATCCGGTTGGCCCCCGACAAACTGCAAGCGCTGCAAAAGCAATACGTGGACGAGGCGGCCAAACTTTGGGCGGAAGGCCTGAGTGCACCCCAGCCCACGGGCGACAAGCGATTTGCGTCTGAAGCCTGGGGCGACAACCCGGTAGCGGCGTTCTCGGCCGCAGCCTATCTGCTCAATGCGCGCACCCTCATGGGCCTGGCCGATGCAGTCGAAGGCGACGGCAAGACCCGCGCGCAGGTGCGCTTTGGGGTGGAGCAATGGATTGCGGCCATGTCTCCCAGCAATTTTTTGGCCTTCAACCCTGAAGCGCAGCGCAAGGCCATTGAAACCAAGGGCGAGAGTATTGCCCAGGGCATGGCCAACCTGGTGAGCGATATGCGCCAGGGCCATGTGTCCATGACCGATGAAAGCCTGTTCGAAGTCGGCCGCAACGTCGCCACCACCGAGGGCGCTGTGGTCTATGAGAACGACTTGTTCCAGCTCATCGAGTACAAGCCGCTCACCGACAAGGTGTACGAGTTGCCGTTCGTGCTGGTGCCTCCGAGCATCAACAAGTTCTACATCCTGGACCTGCAGCCAGAGAACTCGCTGATTCGATACTGCGTTGCGCAAGGCCACCACACCTTTGTGGTGAGCTGGCGCAATCCCGACCAATCGCTCGCGCACAAGACCTGGGACGACTACATCGAGCACGGTGTCATGGAGGCGATCGAGGTTACGCGCCAAATCACCGATGCAAGCCAGGTCAATGCCCTCGGTTTTTGTGTTGGCGGCACCATGCTCAGCAATGCATTGGGAGTGCACGCGGCGCGTGGCGAGCAACCCGTGGCCAGCGCCACTTTTCTCACGACGCTGATTGACTTCACCGACACCGGCATCCTCGACGTCTTTATCACTGAAGGCTTTGTACGCATGCGCGAATTCGAGATGGGTGAAGGCGGACTCATGAAGGGGCAGGATCTCGCCTCCACCTTCAGCTTCCTGCGGCCCAATGACCTGGTGTGGAACTACGTGGTGGGCAACTATCTCAAGGGCGAGACGCCGCCGCCGTTTGATCTGCTGTACTGGAACAGCGACAGCACCAACCTGTCTGGGCCGTTCTATGCCTGGTATCTGCGCAACACCTACCTTGAGAACAACCTGATCAAGCCAGGCAAGACGACCGTGTGCGGCGAAAAGCTCGACTTGCGCAAGGTGAAGCTCCCGGTCTATATCTACGGCTCGCGCGAAGATCACATCGTTCCCATCAATGCGGCCTATGCCAACACGCAGGTGTTGCCGGGCAAGAAGCGCTTCGTCATGGGTGCATCCGGCCATATTGCCGGAGTCATCAACCCGCCGTCTGCCAACAAGCGAAAGCACTGGACGCGCGACGACGGTAAATTCCCTGCCACCCTGGAAGGCTGGCTTGAAGGCGCGAGCGAGCACAAAGGCAGCTGGTGGACCGACTGGTCCGACTGGCTGTCTGGCCACGCGGGCAAGCAGGTGGCCGCGCCCAAGCGCTATGGCAAGGGGGCCAAGTTCAAGGCCATCGAGCCCGCACCCGGCCGCTATGTAAAACAAAAAGCCTGA
- a CDS encoding DUF3089 domain-containing protein: MSSAKFLHLPSLTGLAMALCLLTAHGADGSPLPAPDYARPESWLALPGQPSAAGFTPKGGGFTDLQAQARADVFYIHPTTGMRKDMLNVPVDDPDAAKLGDLMLMAQATPFNGVARVYAPRYRQTALPVYEKSEDEQQAPMNYAYADVRRAFEHYAVHHNQGRPFFLVGHSQGANHAQRLLSELIQGTPLQQRMVAAYLPGIPLPRSVFQEDLHHIPPCTRPAQTGCAAVWGVFGEGKGNNFDEWELVTHWNARQQRWVAAAGQPLVNVNPVSWSKKTPRTAARVHRGAVPFGVEATHFTQPRGQLVRVLDDGRYALVAPPLPPELFNDGGVFGGTNYHVFDISLFWLDLRENARRRLNAFLLQRDKLTAPLLGPTAAVSIRAGQPVHWRVRAVNRPVRFNALGLPLGLALDNTTGVVTGVAQSVGVYPVILNAKNASGTDTADLALTVKE, translated from the coding sequence ATGTCGTCAGCCAAGTTTTTGCACCTACCATCCTTGACCGGACTGGCCATGGCCCTGTGCCTGCTCACGGCCCATGGGGCGGACGGCAGTCCCCTTCCCGCACCCGACTATGCCCGCCCCGAATCCTGGCTCGCTCTGCCCGGGCAGCCCTCGGCTGCCGGGTTCACGCCCAAGGGTGGCGGCTTCACGGACCTGCAGGCGCAGGCGCGCGCGGATGTGTTCTACATTCACCCGACCACCGGCATGCGTAAGGACATGCTCAACGTGCCTGTGGACGATCCCGACGCCGCCAAGCTCGGCGATCTGATGCTCATGGCCCAGGCCACGCCCTTCAACGGCGTGGCGCGCGTCTACGCCCCGCGCTACCGCCAGACAGCACTGCCCGTGTACGAAAAAAGCGAGGATGAGCAGCAGGCACCCATGAATTACGCCTATGCCGACGTACGCCGCGCCTTCGAGCATTACGCCGTCCACCACAACCAGGGGCGCCCGTTCTTCCTCGTGGGCCACAGCCAGGGGGCCAACCACGCCCAGCGCCTGCTCTCGGAGCTCATCCAGGGCACGCCGCTGCAACAGCGTATGGTCGCGGCCTACCTGCCGGGCATTCCTCTGCCTCGCTCGGTGTTCCAGGAGGACCTGCACCACATCCCGCCCTGCACCCGGCCTGCACAGACGGGTTGCGCCGCCGTGTGGGGCGTCTTCGGCGAGGGCAAGGGCAACAATTTCGACGAGTGGGAGCTGGTGACGCACTGGAACGCACGACAACAGCGTTGGGTGGCCGCGGCGGGCCAGCCGCTGGTGAACGTCAACCCCGTGAGCTGGAGCAAGAAGACTCCCCGCACAGCCGCCCGCGTCCACCGTGGCGCCGTGCCCTTCGGCGTCGAAGCCACCCATTTCACGCAGCCGCGCGGGCAATTGGTGCGCGTGCTCGACGACGGCCGCTATGCACTGGTCGCGCCGCCGCTACCACCCGAACTGTTCAACGACGGCGGCGTCTTTGGCGGCACCAACTATCACGTGTTCGACATCAGCCTGTTCTGGCTCGACCTGCGCGAGAACGCGCGCCGACGTCTGAATGCCTTCTTGCTTCAACGCGACAAACTGACGGCCCCCTTGCTGGGGCCGACGGCAGCCGTTTCAATACGCGCAGGTCAACCTGTTCATTGGCGTGTTCGCGCCGTAAATCGGCCTGTCCGGTTCAACGCCCTCGGTCTGCCGCTTGGGCTGGCGCTTGATAACACCACGGGCGTCGTCACCGGGGTGGCGCAATCTGTAGGCGTCTATCCCGTTATCTTGAATGCAAAAAATGCAAGCGGCACGGATACTGCCGATTTGGCCCTGACAGTGAAGGAGTGA
- the ligA gene encoding NAD-dependent DNA ligase LigA, giving the protein MPKNLDLFSAPAQSEQAQAAIKIEALRQQINRWAHLYYVQDAPEVPDAEYDRVFRALQALEAQFPGLVTPESPTQRVGGAPRPELTPVRHAVPMLSIHTETDVSPAGAQAFDARVRRELGLAADAPPVAYVAELKFDGLAMNLRYEAGVLVQAATRGDGEVGEDVTHNIRTMRQIPLRLPSDVPPVLEVRGEVYMARADFENLNEAQRERGQKTFINPRNTAAGAVRQLDPAIAAQRPLKFFAYGFGEVTPVEQGGPDFATHFDLLQQLKQWGFPVAAQTTQALGASELIAFHERIAAERDQLPYDIDGVVYKVDSLALQRQLGFKTREPRWAVAHKYPAQEMVTRIEGIDVQVGRTGKLTPVARLAPVFVGGVTVTNATLHNLFEIRKKGVRVGDQVVVRRAGDVIPEVVGTLPPLADSPEVIFVDGVPVKHIHGHPPRETYVPNFRMPTHCPICGSDVVREPGEANHRCTGGLFCPAQRKEALLHFAARRAMDIDGLGEKLVDQLVDGAVVHTLPDLYRIGLVGLLALERMGEKSAQNLLAALEKSKSTTLARFLFALGIRHVGEATAKDLARHFGSLDAILNATTEELLQVPDVGPVVAEAIHTFLAQPHNLEVVEQLRACGVHWPEGPPVERTTLPLAGQTVVLTGTLPTLTREDAKAMLEAAGAKVAGSVSKKTHYVVAGEDAGSKLAKAQELGVAVLDKTGLMALLGKSA; this is encoded by the coding sequence ATGCCAAAGAATTTAGACCTTTTTTCGGCTCCAGCGCAATCAGAGCAAGCGCAAGCAGCTATAAAAATAGAAGCATTGCGCCAGCAGATCAACCGCTGGGCGCACTTGTACTACGTGCAGGACGCGCCCGAGGTGCCAGACGCGGAATACGACCGCGTGTTTCGCGCGCTGCAGGCGCTGGAGGCGCAGTTCCCTGGGCTGGTGACACCCGAGTCACCCACCCAGCGCGTCGGTGGCGCGCCGCGCCCGGAGCTGACGCCGGTGCGCCACGCCGTGCCCATGCTGTCCATCCACACCGAAACCGATGTGTCGCCTGCCGGTGCGCAGGCGTTTGACGCGCGCGTGCGGCGTGAACTCGGCCTGGCGGCGGATGCGCCACCCGTGGCTTACGTGGCAGAGCTCAAGTTCGACGGCCTGGCCATGAACCTGCGCTACGAGGCCGGCGTGCTGGTGCAGGCCGCCACGCGCGGCGATGGCGAAGTCGGCGAGGACGTGACGCACAACATCCGCACCATGCGGCAGATTCCGCTGCGGCTGCCGAGCGACGTACCGCCGGTGCTGGAAGTGCGCGGTGAGGTCTACATGGCGCGGGCTGACTTTGAAAACCTGAACGAAGCCCAGCGCGAGCGCGGCCAGAAAACTTTCATCAACCCGCGCAACACGGCCGCCGGCGCCGTGCGCCAGCTCGATCCGGCCATTGCAGCGCAGCGGCCGCTGAAGTTTTTTGCCTATGGCTTTGGGGAGGTCACGCCGGTGGAGCAGGGCGGCCCGGATTTCGCCACGCACTTCGACCTGCTCCAGCAACTGAAGCAATGGGGTTTTCCGGTCGCAGCGCAGACCACACAAGCGCTGGGAGCTAGCGAATTGATAGCGTTCCACGAACGCATCGCCGCCGAACGCGACCAGCTCCCCTACGACATCGACGGCGTGGTCTACAAGGTCGATTCGCTCGCCCTGCAGCGCCAGCTCGGCTTCAAGACGCGCGAGCCGCGCTGGGCCGTGGCGCACAAGTACCCGGCGCAGGAGATGGTGACGCGCATCGAAGGCATCGACGTGCAAGTCGGCCGCACCGGCAAGCTCACGCCCGTGGCGCGGCTGGCGCCGGTGTTTGTGGGCGGCGTCACAGTGACCAACGCCACGCTGCACAACCTGTTCGAGATTCGGAAAAAAGGCGTGCGCGTGGGCGATCAGGTGGTCGTGCGCCGCGCGGGCGACGTTATCCCGGAAGTTGTAGGCACATTGCCTCCCCTAGCTGACTCTCCTGAAGTCATTTTTGTCGACGGGGTGCCTGTAAAGCATATTCACGGACATCCTCCGCGAGAGACGTATGTGCCCAACTTTCGCATGCCCACACATTGCCCCATCTGCGGCAGCGACGTGGTGCGCGAACCCGGCGAAGCCAACCACCGCTGCACCGGCGGGCTCTTTTGCCCGGCACAACGCAAGGAGGCGCTGCTGCACTTTGCCGCGCGCCGCGCCATGGACATTGACGGCCTGGGCGAAAAACTGGTGGATCAACTAGTGGATGGCGCTGTGGTGCACACCTTGCCGGACCTGTACCGCATTGGTCTCGTCGGCTTGTTGGCGCTGGAGCGCATGGGCGAAAAATCGGCACAAAACCTGTTGGCGGCGCTGGAGAAGTCGAAAAGCACCACGCTGGCACGCTTCCTGTTTGCACTGGGCATCCGACATGTCGGCGAGGCCACCGCCAAGGACCTGGCGCGGCATTTCGGCAGTCTGGATGCCATCCTGAACGCCACCACCGAGGAACTGTTGCAGGTGCCCGATGTAGGTCCAGTCGTCGCAGAAGCCATCCACACCTTCCTTGCGCAGCCGCACAACCTCGAAGTTGTCGAACAACTGCGCGCCTGCGGCGTGCATTGGCCGGAAGGCCCGCCCGTCGAGCGCACCACCTTGCCCCTCGCCGGCCAGACGGTGGTGCTCACCGGCACGCTCCCCACGCTCACCCGCGAGGACGCCAAAGCCATGCTGGAAGCCGCTGGTGCCAAGGTCGCAGGCTCGGTCAGCAAGAAGACGCACTATGTGGTGGCGGGGGAGGATGCCGGCAGCAAACTCGCAAAAGCGCAAGAGCTGGGGGTGGCTGTGCTCGACAAAACCGGTCTGATGGCGCTGCTGGGCAAGTCGGCATGA
- the pgeF gene encoding peptidoglycan editing factor PgeF has translation MSESSHCHRAVPPVQGEDLAADADWLRPCWPAPPHVHALCSTRAGGVSTGAFSSMNLGTHVGDAPDAVAMNRQRLQAALQHATPGARPVFLNQVHGSSVLELAPGASDGACADAALTAQAGLACTIMVADCLPVLITDQRGRMVAAAHAGWRGLVGGVLESVLERFRVLALTHQQLKAIEKGASEAWDAADLLVWLGPCIGPQAFEVGAEVREAFCAVNAQAAAHFAPQVGGKYLADLPALARQRLAALGVSQVYGNDGSDAWCTVAQNSRFFSHRQGGGPSGGTGRMAACIWLG, from the coding sequence ATGTCTGAAAGCTCGCATTGTCACCGCGCCGTGCCGCCTGTGCAGGGGGAGGACTTGGCGGCCGATGCCGATTGGCTGCGCCCGTGCTGGCCCGCACCCCCGCACGTGCACGCGCTGTGCAGCACGCGCGCTGGCGGCGTGAGCACAGGTGCTTTTTCCAGCATGAACCTGGGCACCCATGTGGGTGATGCGCCCGATGCGGTGGCAATGAACCGCCAGCGCCTGCAGGCCGCGCTGCAGCACGCTACGCCGGGTGCACGGCCGGTGTTTTTGAATCAGGTGCACGGCTCGTCGGTGCTTGAACTGGCGCCCGGCGCCAGCGATGGTGCCTGTGCCGACGCTGCCTTGACCGCGCAAGCCGGTCTGGCCTGCACCATCATGGTGGCCGACTGCTTGCCGGTGCTGATCACCGATCAGCGGGGCCGCATGGTGGCCGCTGCACATGCCGGTTGGCGTGGACTCGTGGGCGGAGTTCTGGAGTCGGTTTTGGAGCGTTTTAGGGTGCTAGCGCTTACCCATCAACAGCTAAAAGCTATTGAAAAGGGAGCAAGTGAAGCATGGGATGCGGCCGATTTGCTGGTCTGGCTCGGCCCCTGCATCGGCCCGCAGGCGTTTGAAGTGGGCGCAGAGGTGCGGGAGGCGTTTTGTGCCGTGAATGCCCAGGCGGCAGCGCATTTCGCCCCCCAGGTGGGGGGCAAATACCTGGCTGACTTGCCAGCCCTGGCGCGCCAGCGGCTTGCAGCGCTGGGCGTTAGCCAGGTCTACGGCAACGATGGCAGCGACGCCTGGTGCACGGTGGCGCAGAACTCACGCTTCTTCTCGCACCGGCAGGGTGGCGGGCCCAGCGGCGGCACCGGGCGCATGGCTGCCTGCATCTGGCTGGGCTGA
- a CDS encoding acetyl-CoA C-acetyltransferase, translating into MEDIVIVSAARTAVGKFGGALAKIPATELGSIVIKEAIARAGVGMDQIGEVIMGQVLAAGVGQNPARQALMKAGVAKETPGLTINAVCGSGLKAVMLAAQAIAAGDSEIVVAGGQENMSLSPHVLNGSRDGQRMGDWKMVDTMIVDGLWDVYNQYHMGITAENVAKQYGITRDMQDALALASQKKAAAAQDAGRFADEIVSVNIPQRKGDPVVFSADEYLNRKTNAEALAGLRPAFDKAGSVTAGNASGLNDGAAAVVVMSAKKAATLGLKPLARIAAYGTSGLDPSIMGMGPVSATRKALQRAGWSTDDIDLFELNEAFGAQACAVNKELAIDPAKVNVNGGAIAIGHPIGASGCRILVTLLHEMQRRDAKKGLAALCIGGGMGVAMALER; encoded by the coding sequence ATGGAAGACATCGTCATTGTTTCCGCCGCCCGCACCGCAGTTGGCAAGTTTGGCGGCGCGCTCGCCAAGATCCCTGCCACCGAGCTGGGAAGCATCGTCATCAAGGAGGCCATTGCACGCGCTGGTGTGGGCATGGACCAGATCGGCGAAGTCATCATGGGCCAGGTGCTCGCCGCTGGTGTTGGCCAGAACCCGGCGCGCCAGGCGCTGATGAAGGCCGGCGTGGCCAAGGAAACTCCGGGCCTGACCATCAATGCCGTCTGTGGCTCAGGCCTCAAGGCCGTAATGCTGGCCGCACAGGCCATTGCCGCCGGCGACAGCGAAATTGTGGTGGCCGGTGGGCAGGAAAACATGAGCCTCTCGCCCCACGTGCTCAACGGCTCGCGCGACGGCCAGCGTATGGGCGACTGGAAGATGGTCGACACCATGATCGTCGATGGTCTGTGGGACGTGTACAACCAGTACCACATGGGCATCACTGCCGAAAACGTTGCCAAGCAATACGGCATCACGCGCGACATGCAGGACGCCCTGGCGCTTGCCAGCCAGAAAAAGGCCGCTGCAGCGCAGGACGCCGGGCGCTTCGCTGATGAAATCGTCAGCGTGAACATTCCACAGCGCAAGGGCGATCCGGTGGTTTTCAGTGCCGACGAATACCTCAACCGCAAGACCAATGCCGAAGCGCTGGCGGGTCTGCGCCCAGCGTTTGACAAGGCTGGCAGCGTGACGGCTGGCAACGCCTCGGGCCTGAACGACGGCGCGGCTGCGGTGGTGGTGATGAGCGCCAAGAAGGCTGCGACGCTGGGCCTCAAGCCGCTGGCGCGCATTGCTGCCTATGGCACCAGCGGGCTTGACCCGTCCATCATGGGCATGGGACCCGTGTCGGCCACGCGCAAGGCCTTGCAGCGCGCGGGGTGGAGCACCGACGACATTGATTTGTTCGAGCTGAACGAGGCGTTCGGCGCTCAGGCTTGCGCCGTGAACAAGGAACTCGCCATTGACCCTGCCAAAGTCAACGTGAACGGTGGCGCCATCGCCATTGGCCACCCCATTGGCGCGTCCGGCTGCCGTATTCTCGTAACACTGCTGCACGAAATGCAGCGCCGTGATGCAAAAAAAGGCCTGGCGGCGCTGTGCATCGGCGGCGGTATGGGCGTGGCGATGGCCTTGGAGCGTTGA
- a CDS encoding patatin-like phospholipase family protein: MTRKPVIGLALGSGSARGWAHIGVIRALQAAGIRPDLVCGSSIGAVVGAAYALGELDRFEQWALGLTGRTVFSFMDFKLSGGMLKGERVIEFFRRNFSDRDIEALDMPFAAVATALHSGSEVWLRTGSTADAVRASMALPGLFTPAQRDGRLLVDGGLVNPVPVSLARAMGADVVIAVDLNADILSRHLRSPARPAPPAEPVEQALEDEAASAESSAPWVRRLQDGFVALLPTGDHDRERLPSLLEVVMGSVNIMQVRITRSRMAGEPPEVVIAPRLAHLGLLDFYRAAEAIEEGRKAAEGALPFLRQLGLGDHSIGKAFGA, from the coding sequence ATGACGCGCAAACCCGTCATTGGCCTGGCCCTGGGCAGCGGATCGGCGCGCGGCTGGGCGCACATCGGTGTGATTCGCGCGCTGCAGGCCGCCGGCATCCGTCCCGATCTGGTCTGCGGCTCCTCGATTGGTGCCGTGGTGGGTGCAGCCTACGCGCTGGGCGAACTCGACCGCTTCGAGCAATGGGCGCTGGGACTGACGGGCCGCACCGTGTTCTCGTTCATGGATTTCAAGCTCTCGGGTGGCATGCTCAAGGGCGAGCGGGTGATCGAGTTCTTCCGCCGCAATTTTTCCGACCGCGACATCGAGGCGCTGGACATGCCTTTTGCCGCCGTGGCCACCGCCTTGCATTCGGGCAGCGAGGTGTGGCTGCGCACCGGCTCCACGGCCGACGCGGTGCGTGCCTCGATGGCCTTGCCCGGTCTGTTTACACCGGCCCAGCGCGATGGGCGTTTGCTGGTGGATGGCGGTCTGGTCAATCCCGTGCCGGTGTCGCTGGCACGCGCCATGGGCGCCGACGTGGTGATTGCCGTGGATCTGAACGCCGATATCCTCAGTCGCCACCTGCGCAGCCCGGCGCGCCCGGCGCCCCCCGCCGAGCCGGTAGAGCAGGCCCTGGAGGACGAGGCGGCCAGCGCCGAATCCTCTGCCCCCTGGGTGCGTCGCCTGCAGGATGGCTTCGTCGCGCTCTTGCCCACGGGAGACCACGATCGCGAGCGGCTGCCTTCGCTCTTGGAGGTGGTAATGGGCAGCGTCAACATCATGCAGGTGCGCATCACGCGCAGTCGCATGGCAGGCGAGCCACCCGAAGTGGTAATTGCGCCCCGCCTGGCGCACCTGGGCCTGCTGGATTTTTACCGCGCCGCCGAAGCCATCGAAGAAGGTCGCAAGGCGGCGGAGGGCGCGCTGCCGTTTTTGCGGCAGCTGGGGCTGGGAGATCATTCAATAGGTAAAGCATTCGGGGCTTGA
- a CDS encoding NUDIX hydrolase — protein sequence MSLHNPIRHCRDCGTAVVYRLPDDGDTRQRAVCPNCGRVHYENPLNVVGTIPVLPDGRVLLCLRAIEPRRGKWTLPAGFMELNETTSQGAERETDEEAGAHIALGPLFSVLNVQRVGQVHLFYRAELLSEHLDPGYETLEARFFAEHEVPWDELAFRTVKETLVRFFADRRAGSFGVHCVDID from the coding sequence ATGAGCTTGCACAACCCTATTCGCCATTGCCGCGACTGCGGTACCGCCGTGGTCTACCGCCTGCCCGACGACGGCGACACCCGCCAGCGCGCGGTCTGCCCGAACTGCGGGCGGGTGCACTACGAAAACCCGCTCAACGTGGTGGGCACCATTCCCGTCCTGCCCGATGGCCGCGTACTGCTGTGCCTGCGCGCCATTGAGCCGCGGCGCGGCAAATGGACGCTGCCGGCGGGCTTCATGGAACTGAACGAAACCACGTCCCAAGGCGCAGAGCGCGAGACCGACGAAGAAGCCGGTGCGCATATTGCGTTAGGCCCGCTGTTTTCGGTACTCAACGTGCAACGCGTGGGCCAGGTGCATCTGTTCTACCGAGCCGAACTGCTGTCTGAACACCTGGATCCTGGCTACGAAACATTGGAAGCCCGGTTTTTCGCCGAGCACGAAGTGCCCTGGGACGAGCTGGCGTTTCGCACAGTGAAAGAAACCCTGGTGCGCTTTTTTGCCGACCGGCGCGCGGGCAGCTTCGGCGTGCACTGCGTGGATATCGACTGA
- a CDS encoding alpha/beta hydrolase family protein, whose product MKKQQNAGLSHRRGFMAAAATGLAMPVLAPAQEAQPTESLERGRTRVAGFADAEMDYQLMRQLGAVRYGGASVGECLALAQRIQNGVPASWVAEFAAAGVRQEQDAAARARRGHVVSARDQYLVASNSYRAAEYYCGVLDPKHAQLGLKSRECFLAAMHQQGGAFEAFSLPFGETPLPAYYIRAPQARARRGKTLMIISGYDGTLEETWLAYGRAALERGYHLMLFTGPGQMDTLRFHPGIAFIPEYERVAKVALDHVLSRPGTDPRRVALMGISFGGYFATRMAAHEPRIRALIANSPIVDLHAYMASFAGFDPAQMPDAEDIRLADVDAIPPTVIPPQTREMMRNLMVRLGQESFKRAYQRLHDFRVNDTALRAIRCPVLGLTGSGEGAEPLAQAERFHHGVGGPATRHMFTDLEGADGHCQNANLAYSAAVSMDWLDELFA is encoded by the coding sequence ATGAAGAAGCAGCAGAACGCGGGCCTGTCGCACCGACGCGGGTTCATGGCTGCGGCCGCCACGGGTCTGGCCATGCCGGTGCTGGCGCCGGCGCAAGAGGCCCAGCCCACCGAGAGTCTGGAGCGTGGCCGCACACGCGTGGCAGGCTTTGCCGACGCCGAGATGGACTACCAGTTGATGCGCCAGCTCGGCGCTGTGCGCTACGGCGGCGCCTCGGTGGGCGAATGTCTGGCGTTGGCGCAGCGCATCCAGAACGGCGTTCCGGCCAGTTGGGTGGCCGAGTTCGCCGCTGCGGGCGTGCGCCAGGAGCAGGACGCCGCCGCGCGCGCGCGGCGCGGGCATGTGGTGAGCGCGCGCGACCAGTACCTGGTGGCGAGTAACAGCTACCGCGCGGCCGAATACTACTGCGGCGTGCTCGACCCCAAGCATGCGCAGCTGGGTCTCAAGAGCCGCGAGTGCTTCCTCGCTGCCATGCACCAGCAGGGCGGGGCGTTCGAGGCATTTTCGCTGCCCTTCGGCGAAACGCCCCTGCCCGCCTACTACATCCGTGCGCCCCAGGCGCGCGCGCGTCGAGGTAAGACGCTGATGATCATCAGTGGCTACGACGGCACACTGGAGGAAACCTGGCTGGCCTATGGCCGCGCTGCACTCGAGCGTGGCTACCATCTGATGCTGTTCACCGGCCCGGGGCAGATGGACACGCTGCGTTTCCATCCGGGCATCGCGTTCATCCCTGAGTACGAGCGTGTGGCCAAGGTGGCGCTGGACCATGTGCTCTCCCGTCCCGGCACGGATCCGCGCCGCGTGGCGCTCATGGGCATCAGCTTCGGCGGCTATTTCGCCACGCGCATGGCGGCGCACGAGCCGCGCATCCGCGCGCTGATCGCCAATTCACCCATTGTGGATTTGCACGCCTACATGGCGTCCTTTGCCGGTTTTGACCCAGCGCAGATGCCCGATGCCGAGGACATCCGCCTGGCCGATGTGGATGCCATCCCGCCCACAGTCATCCCACCACAGACGCGCGAGATGATGCGCAACCTCATGGTGCGCCTGGGGCAGGAGAGCTTCAAACGCGCGTACCAGCGCCTGCACGATTTTCGCGTGAACGATACGGCCCTGCGGGCCATCCGCTGCCCAGTGCTCGGGTTGACGGGCAGCGGGGAAGGGGCCGAGCCCTTGGCGCAGGCTGAGCGTTTCCACCACGGCGTGGGTGGCCCGGCCACGCGCCACATGTTCACCGACCTGGAGGGAGCAGACGGGCACTGCCAAAACGCCAACCTGGCGTATTCGGCGGCGGTCTCGATGGACTGGCTCGACGAGCTGTTCGCTTGA